The genomic DNA CGCCGCGCGGTTGGTGTGCTGTTTTGCGGACTGCCGGTGCAGGCAAGAAAGCCTGACGCGCGGCTGACGCGCATTTCCGCGACAGCGTCGACGAGCCTTTAGCGAGAGTAGTATTCAACGATCAGCTGTTCGTTGAGGGAGACGTCAATATCTTCCCGCGTAGGCAGGTTCAAGACTTTGGCGGACAAATCAGTGCCGTCCAGGCTTAGCCAGCGCGGCACGCGACGATCGTCGATTTCCTCGCGGCGAGCGCGGAAATAGGCGCGGCGGTTACTTTCGGGCCGAATGGAGATTTTGTCACCCGCTTTGACCATCGCCGAGGGGATGGTGGTTTTGCGATCGTTTAGCATAATGTGTCCGTGCGCTACCAATTGACGCGCTTGTGCGCGCGAGTCTGCCAGACCCAGGCGATAGACCACATTGTCGAGACGGCTTTCCAGCATGATGAGCAAGTTCGTGCCTGTGAGGCCAGAACCTTGCGTGGCTTTATTGAAGTAATTGTGGAATTGTCGCTCG from Ardenticatenales bacterium includes the following:
- the rpsD gene encoding 30S ribosomal protein S4, yielding MARYTGPVCKLCRREGEKLFLKGSRCMTPKCSFERRGYPPGQHGRENQFRRGRASDYLLQLREKQKARRIYGVFERQFHNYFNKATQGSGLTGTNLLIMLESRLDNVVYRLGLADSRAQARQLVAHGHIMLNDRKTTIPSAMVKAGDKISIRPESNRRAYFRARREEIDDRRVPRWLSLDGTDLSAKVLNLPTREDIDVSLNEQLIVEYYSR